A window from Setaria italica strain Yugu1 chromosome VIII, Setaria_italica_v2.0, whole genome shotgun sequence encodes these proteins:
- the LOC101783468 gene encoding obtusifoliol 14-alpha demethylase, protein MPIDTNQEKMNIMDNQQGLVVAGATLLVATIAFIKILLRSGSSAGKRLPPTIRTSPVVGGLIRFMRGPIPMIREEYTRLGSVFTASILGRKITFLVGPEVSEHFFNGYESELSQREVYRLTVPIFGPGVVYDVDYPVRMEQVQMFNSVLHGNKLRGFVGQMVLEVEEYFSKWGESGTVDLKSELEQLIILTASRCLLGREVRENLFDDVAPLFHDLCTGMQPISFIFPYLPIPAHRRRDRARARLGEIFSTIIKSRKASGRSEEEDMLQFLIDSKYKDGRNTTEEEITGLLITTVFGGFQTSSIASTWTGAYLLQLKQFFATAVEEQIQVMKRHGDRTDYDVVSEMHFLYRCIKEALRLQPPIPMLLRQSHCDFTVTTKEGKEFDIPKGHMVASPLAFANRLPHIYSNPDSYDPDRFAPGREEDKAAGAFSYTSFGGGRHGCHGEAFAFLEIKTIWMHLLRNFELELVSPFPEKDESTAIVGIQGAVIVKYKRRKLVISS, encoded by the exons ATGCCAATTGACACGAACCAGGAAAAGATGAATATCATGGATAACCAGCAggggctcgtcgtcgccggcgccacgcTGCTGGTCGCCACCATCGCCTTCATCAAGATCCTCCTGAGGTCTGGCTCCTCCGCCGGCAAGCGGCTGCCGCCGACTATCCGAACTTCGCCGGTGGTCGGCGGGTTGATCCGGTTCATGCGCGGCCCCATCCCAATGATCAGGGAGGAGTACACGCGCCTTGGCAGCGTGTTCACTGCCAGCATCCTCGGCCGCAAGATCACCTTCCTCGTCGGCCCCGAGGTGTCCGAGCACTTCTTCAATGGCTACGAGTCCGAGCTGAGCCAGCGGGAGGTGTACCGGTTGACCGTGCCCATCTTCGGCCCGGGGGTTGTGTATGATGTGGATTACCCCGTGAGAATGGAGCAGGTCCAGATGTTCAACAGCGTGCTGCATGGTAACAAGCTCCGCGGCTTCGTCGGCCAAATGGTTTTAGAGGTTGAG GAGTACTTCTCAAAGTGGGGAGAGAGTGGCACAGTTGATTTGAAGTCCGAGCTGGAGCAGCTCATCATACTGACTGCCAGCCGATGCTTGCTGGGGAGGGAGGTGCGAGAGAATCTCTTCGACGATGTTGCTCCTCTTTTCCATGATCTTTGCACTGGAATGCAGCCAATCAGCTTCATCTTCCCCTACCTCCCGATCCCTGCGCATCGGCGCCGTGACCGGGCACGCGCGCGTTTGGGGGAGATCTTCTCCACCATCATCAAGTCCCGCAAGGCCTCTGGACGGTCCGAGGAGGAAGACATGCTGCAGTTCCTAATCGATTCCAAGTACAAGGATGGACGGAACACCACAGAAGAGGAGATCACAGGGCTACTTATCACTACAGTCTTTGGTGGATTCCAGACCAGCTCTATCGCCTCGACCTGGACCGGAGCCTACCTTCTTCAGTTGAAGCAGTTCTTCGCAACGGCTGTAGAGGAGCAGATTCAGGTCATGAAGCGGCATGGAGACAGAACCGATTACGACGTCGTGTCGGAGATGCATTTCCTGTACCGGTGCATCAAGGAGGCTCTCCGGCTTCAGCCGCCGATACCCATGCTGCTCCGCCAGTCGCACTGCGACTTCACGGTGACCACCAAGGAGGGGAAGGAGTTCGACATCCCCAAGGGCCACATGGTCGCATCACCTCTAGCATTTGCCAACAGGCTCCCTCACATCTACAGCAACCCTGACTCGTATGACCCTGACCGGTTTGCGCCGGGAAGGGAGGAGGACAAGGCTGCAGGCGCCTTCTCGTACACGTCCTTCGGTGGCGGCAGGCACGGCTGCCATGGTGAGGCCTTCGCCTTCCTGGAGATCAAGACAATTTGGATGCACCTGTTGAGGAACTTTGAGCTGGAGCTGGTCTCGCCGTTCCCGGAGAAGGACGAGAGCACTGCGATCGTTGGCATCCAAGGTGCGGTGATCGTCAAGTACAAGCGGCGCAAACTCGTCATCAGTAGCTAA
- the LOC101783869 gene encoding xylanase inhibitor protein 1 — protein sequence MTLQLRSPLLAQTTLSSCVLFFLLISSPGPVTAAGELTVVWGRNRAEGSLREACDTGLYATVILSFLRVAGHGKYLTDLSGHDVSTVGADVKHCQSAKNVTVLLSVAGSYNSPATARDVADHLWNAFLGGGSRRGGVRRPFGDAVLDGVNFYLDGEAEQERFSDLVRRRLQESRNNGGRNGAANKAVRLTATPPCSRVLDADMSGGELGLFERLHVRFYNEARCGYDYHEMRPFWGAWHMWVLRFPAARLLVGLPATDGMRGWIDPATLRDSVLPSVHDDPNYGGLMLWDRYYDKLTGYSRAIDP from the coding sequence ATGACGCTCCAACTCCGATCACCTCTCCTAGCCCAAACAACTCTCTCCAGCTgcgtcctcttcttcctcctcatctcctcccCAGGCCcagtcaccgccgccggcgagctgacGGTCGTCTGGGGCCGGAACAGGGCTGAGGGCTCCCTCAGGGAGGCCTGCGACACGGGCCTCTACGCCACCgtcatcctctccttcctccgcgTCGCCGGCCACGGCAAGTACCTGACCGACCTCTCCGGCCACGACGTCTCCACCGTCGGCGCCGACGTCAAGCACTGTCAGAGCGCCAAGAACGTCACCGTGCTCCTCTCCGTCGCTGGCAGCTACAACTCCCCGGCCACCGCCAGGGACGTCGCCGACCACCTCTGGAACGCcttcctcggcggcggctcccgcCGGGGCGGCGTCCGCCGCCCGTTCGGCGACGCCGTGCTCGACGGCGTCAACTTCTACCTCGACGGCGAAGCGGAGCAGGAGCGCTTCAGCGACCTCGTGAGGCGTCGCCTTCAGGAGAGCCGCAACAATGGTGGTCGAAACGGCGCCGCCAACAAGGCGGTCCGGctgacggcgacgccgccgtgctcgcGGGTGCTCGACGCCGACAtgagcggcggcgagctcggcctGTTCGAGCGCCTGCACGTGCGGTTCTACAATGAGGCCCGGTGCGGGTACGACTACCACGAGATGCGGCCGTTCTGGGGCGCGTGGCACATGTGGGTGTTAAGGTTCCCGGCGGCGAGGCTCCTCGTGGGGCTGCCGGCGACGGACGGGATGAGGGGGTGGATCGACCCCGCGACGCTGCGCGACAGCGTGCTGCCGTCGGTGCATGACGACCCCAACTACGGCGGACTCATGCTGTGGGACAGATACTACGACAAGCTCACGGGTTACAGCCGTGCCATCGATCCATGA
- the LOC101784278 gene encoding xylanase inhibitor protein 1, giving the protein MAFTRGRPSLAVSAAALLSVVLISFLAGPASAQGKTGQVTVFWGRHRDEGSLREACDSGLYSMVIMSFLDVYGGNGNYHLDLSGHSLAGMGAAIKRCQFLGVPVSISIGGFGGAYSLPTNQSALALFDHLWNTYFGGSLNDTRRPFGNAWLDGVDMFLEHGGAAERYSTLALELAKHNIRAGDGKLLHLTATAHCRFPDDRVKEALDTGIFERIHVRFYDDTDCAAGFSAAEWAKWAAAYPFTKIYVGVPASLQAAKTGYTDPAALRRAVLPVAQKASNYGGVMIWDRYFDKRSNYSGSIKSWV; this is encoded by the coding sequence ATGGCGTTCACACGCGGGAGGCCGTCGCTAGCCGTATCCGCGGCGGCGCTTCTCTCTGTcgtgctcatcagcttcctcgcCGGTCCGGCGTCGGCGCAGGGGAAGACCGGTCAGGTGACGGTGTTCTGGGGCCGGCACAGGGACGAGGGCTCCCTCCGCGAGGCCTGCGACTCCGGCCTCTACAGCATGGTCATCATGTCCTTCCTCGACGTCTACGGCGGCAACGGCAACTACCACCTCGATCTCTCCGGCCACTCGCTCGCCGGCATGGGCGCCGCCATCAAGCGGTGCCAGTTCCTCGGCGTCcccgtctccatctccatcggcggcttcggcggcgccTACTCgctccccaccaaccaatcggCGCTCGCCCTCTTCGACCACCTCTGGAACACCTACTTCGGCGGCAGCCTCAACGACACGCGCCGCCCCTTCGGCAACGCCTGGCTCGACGGCGTCGACATGTTCCtggagcacggcggcgccgccgagcggTACAGCACCCTCGCACTCGAGCTGGCGAAGCACAACATCCGCGCCGGCGACGGGAAGCTCCTGCAcctgacggcgacggcgcactgCCGGTTCCCCGACGACCGCGTGAAGGAGGCGCTCGACACGGGCATCTTCGAGCGCATCCACGTCAGGTTCTACGACGACACGGACTGCGCCGCCGGGTTCAGCGCCGCCGAGTGGGCGAAGTGGGCGGCGGCGTACCCGTTCACCAAGATCTACGTCGGCGTGCCGGCGTCGCTGCAGGCGGCTAAGACGGGGTACACGGACCCGGCGGCGCTGCGCAGGGCGGTGCTCCCGGTGGCGCAGAAGGCGAGCAACTACGGCGGCGTGATGATCTGGGACAGGTACTTCGACAAGCGAAGCAACTACAGCGGCAGCATCAAGAGCTGGGTTTGA